The genomic segment CGCCGATCCGGATATCGGCAATCGATCCGAGGTCGACATTGCCGTTCGTTCCGGCCACCCGCATGTTCTTGATGTCATCGAGCTTCGTGCGTGTCTCAGGGCTGAAGCGGACGACGATGGGAACCTGGCGCTGCGGCAGGTTGAGCTTCGGCAGATCGGCGGAATATTCCCCATTCGTCGCCACGCGCACGGCCTCGGCTATGGCACTTGAGGTCACCCCAAGTGCCGCGGCGCGCGCAAAATCGGGCGTGATCTGGATCTCCGGCGCCTGCCTCGCTGCGGTCGACGTCACCGCGCCGATACCCTGCAAGGTGCGCAACTGCTCTTCGAGCGCCGTGCTTGCGCTGTCCAGCGCGTTGGCATCGTCGCTGGCAAGGGTGATCTCCAACTTCGTACCGTTGCCGCCGCCGCCGACCGCGACACGCACGCCTGACAGAACCGAAAGAGCCTGCCGGATGTCGTTTTCGATTTCCGACTGTTTACGATCGCGCTCGCCGATGGGCGACAGCACGGCGACGATCGTCGCGGATCCGACGCTGCTCGTGGTGCTGGAGTCGGGGCCGCCGCCCTGGGATGCGGAACCGACCGCGGAAAAGACACGCGTCACGTCCTGGAGCTTGCCGACGATATCGGCGGCTTGCCTGGTCGCAGCATCCGTCTGCTCAATGGCGGCGCCGGGTTGCATCGTCAGCGTGATCTGGGCGCGCGCGTCGTCGGAAGCAGGCAGGAAGCCGGATTTCAGGAGTGGGATCGTTGCAAGCGAAAGCGCGACGACGACGGCGGTCACGGCCACCGTGATCTTCCTGTGGTTCATGGCGGCTTTTACGATTGCCAGATAGGCGCGCATGATGCGGCCATCCCGCTCCTCCGTCGGATGGGCCTTCATGAAATAGGCGGCCATCATCGGCGTCAGCAGCCGGGCGACGACGAGCGAGGCGAGGACCGCGACCGCGGCGGTGATGCCGAACTGGCGGAATATCAGTCCCGGTATGCCGCTCATGAAGGCCGTCGGCAGGAAGACGGCGACTAGCGTGAAGGTGGTTGCGATGACGGCGAGCCCGATCTCGTCGGCTGCCTCCAAGGCGGCGTCGATCGGCCGCTTGCCCATCTGCAGGTGGCGGGCGATGTTCTCGACTTCGACGATGGCGTCGTCGACGAGGATGCCGACCACGAGCGACAGCGCCAGCAAGGTGACGATATTCAGGCTGAAGCCGGCGAGGTACATGACGAGGAAGGTCGGGATGACCGACAGGGGCAGGGCCACGGCCGACAGGAGCGTCGCACGCCAGTCTCGCAGGAAGAGCCAGACGACGACGATCGCCAGAAACGCCCCTTCGTACAGCATCTCCATCGAGCCGTTGTAGTTGTCGATGATCGGCCCGAGTGTGCTGTAGGCTTCGTCGATCTCGACGTTGGAATGCTTGGCTGCGAACTGTTTGATCGCCTTGTCGACATCGGCCGCGACACCGCTGTCCGAAAACCCGTTCGAGCGCTTGATCTCGACGGCGACCACGGGTTTGCCGTCGAGATAGGCCATCGAGGAGCGTTCGGCGAAGCTGTCCGTGACGGACGCGACGTCGTCGAGGCGAACCTGCTGCCCGGTTGCCAGGGGAATTCTCAGTTCCTTCAGGGCATCGACGGATGCGACGGCGCCGAGCGTGCGTAATGTCTGACGGGTGCCGCCGATTTCTCCGAGGCCACCCGATGTATCCGCCTGAACCGACTTCAACTGGGCC from the Rhizobium sp. NZLR1 genome contains:
- a CDS encoding efflux RND transporter permease subunit, which gives rise to MNFSAFSIRNPVPAILLFVMLAVGGLLAFKHLPVQNFPDMDLPTIKVTATLDGAAPAQLETEVARTIEDSLASLSYLDHVTTTITDGTVSISVSFKLEKDSETALNEVRNAVDSAKTDLPAQMQTPSVTKVTVQNSALVTYAIRSAALNETELSWFIDNDLTKALLSVPGVGQVNRIGGVDREVHVDLDPTTMAAFGVTAQTVSAQLKSVQADTSGGLGEIGGTRQTLRTLGAVASVDALKELRIPLATGQQVRLDDVASVTDSFAERSSMAYLDGKPVVAVEIKRSNGFSDSGVAADVDKAIKQFAAKHSNVEIDEAYSTLGPIIDNYNGSMEMLYEGAFLAIVVVWLFLRDWRATLLSAVALPLSVIPTFLVMYLAGFSLNIVTLLALSLVVGILVDDAIVEVENIARHLQMGKRPIDAALEAADEIGLAVIATTFTLVAVFLPTAFMSGIPGLIFRQFGITAAVAVLASLVVARLLTPMMAAYFMKAHPTEERDGRIMRAYLAIVKAAMNHRKITVAVTAVVVALSLATIPLLKSGFLPASDDARAQITLTMQPGAAIEQTDAATRQAADIVGKLQDVTRVFSAVGSASQGGGPDSSTTSSVGSATIVAVLSPIGERDRKQSEIENDIRQALSVLSGVRVAVGGGGNGTKLEITLASDDANALDSASTALEEQLRTLQGIGAVTSTAARQAPEIQITPDFARAAALGVTSSAIAEAVRVATNGEYSADLPKLNLPQRQVPIVVRFSPETRTKLDDIKNMRVAGTNGNVDLGSIADIRIGGSPSEIDRIDRMRNVTVSVELNGRILGDVNREAQALPALRHLPSGVNLVEQGELQRSSELFQSFGLAMSIGVFCIYAILVLLFHDFLQPFTLLMALPLSLGGALLPLVATGTSFSMSAVIGLLMLMGVVTKNSILLIEYAIMSRRQGMPRFEALVDACHKRARPIIMTTIAMASGMLPVALSLTGGDSSFRQPMAIVVIGGVMMSTLLSLIVIPVIFTFVDDLHEALKRLVHRAGFGQENAGEEEPHASNDHAAISFKPELSKRGQA